The Candidatus Hydrogenedentota bacterium genome contains the following window.
CCGGATGGGGACATCCCATTGTTCAACGACGCCGCCCTGGACGAGGCGCCGCCCGCGCGGCCCCTGGCGTTGCTGTCCCTTGCGTGGTGCGGGGAACAGCCATCCCCGGCCACGGTCTCCCCCGCATTTGCGGAGTCTGGCTTTTATGCGCTGGACAATCCGGCGGGCCGCATGCTGCTCAAGGCGGCACCCGTGCCGGAATGCCAGCCCGGCCACGCCCACGGCGACCCGCTGTCTTTCGAGTTGTCCATCGGCCAGACCCGCATGCTTGTGGACGGGGGGTGCCACGGCTATGCGGAGAGTCCCCTCCGGGGATACTGCCGCAGTCTCAGCGCCCACAACACGGCCCGTGTGAACGGGGCCGAGCCCATGGAGGCGTGGTCCGTGTTCCGCGTGGCGCGGCGGTACACGCTGGAGGGGGTGACGAGGACTTTGGGCGAAGGCGGCCTTGTCATTGACGGCGCCGTGCGGCTGCCGGACGGCGCGGTCCACCGGCGCACGGTGCGGTGCCTGGAGGAGCCGACGGCCTGGGGGCTGCGGGACAGCGCCGAGGTCTCCGGGGGCGGTGCGGTGTCCTTGGAGGTCTTTTTTCACGCCGGACCCAACGCGCATGTCGAGCGGCGGGACGACGGACTGTGGGTGATTCACCGGGGAAGCGTCAAACTGGCCCTTATGCCCGCTGCGGGAGTGCGGGTGACCCTGTCCGACGGCCCGGAGGGGGAGAACGAGTTTTGGCATTGTCCGCAGTTTGGGCGGGCATGTCCCTCCCCGACATTGATTCTTCAATCTGAAGGGGAGGGGACGGCGGAATGCGCCTGCTGGCTTTTCCCGCCGGAGCATGCCTGGGCGGTGCGCTTGCTTCGGGACGGCGAAGACCTGGACAGATAGCGTGTCAACCCCCGGCAGGGCGGAGGCGTTACTTGGATGCACGCGTTAACGTCTTCCCTGTTCCGGGAGCGTGGATGTTCTTCTGCCTGTCCTCCTTGCATCCACGCTCCCCGCTTTTTTCACGGGCATTCTTTCTCCCCTTCCCCAGACGCTGACGGTATACTCCCGTTATGGCGTGGTTTCCCGGCCACGCCATGCTTACGACCTGTGGTCTCCACTTCGTTCCGCTTCAAGGATGAGGAGGGAGACCTTTGGTCCGAAGAATGGTCATGGTCTGGAGACCATGCCACAACGGAGGTCAGTGGTTGCCAAAACCTGTGTTGACATTTCGATTGATTCATGATAGCCTGTCGCTGGGGATATTGAGACCATGCCGATCACGGGAGCGAATCGAAAAGCGCGCCGTTACGCGCATTGTCACGCCAATGTGGGCGCGGCGGACAAT
Protein-coding sequences here:
- a CDS encoding heparinase II/III family protein, coding for MSKSTPLPLLYWHTLRHIQPSQIAWRILRRLQRPLDRLAALLPGPAVPARFVPEPLRGLRALLEEAARSGLMPAPDALESIRKQEFRFLNLTAPPGKIPWHDRRLPRLWRYQLHGFRFLGAVAVANTVEPYLGDRDRALHWMRDWVKRNPAGAPDAWDAHPLADRLLHWAMAEAVFDLRDDALRASFARQARWLERHLEWDLRANHLLKNVCALAAAGCLLGDDALRAKGVRLMLEQFREQVLPDGGHCERSPMYHAFALWDGLVLLALLGDTPEAAELQGILSGMAQFLDGVAHPDGDIPLFNDAALDEAPPARPLALLSLAWCGEQPSPATVSPAFAESGFYALDNPAGRMLLKAAPVPECQPGHAHGDPLSFELSIGQTRMLVDGGCHGYAESPLRGYCRSLSAHNTARVNGAEPMEAWSVFRVARRYTLEGVTRTLGEGGLVIDGAVRLPDGAVHRRTVRCLEEPTAWGLRDSAEVSGGGAVSLEVFFHAGPNAHVERRDDGLWVIHRGSVKLALMPAAGVRVTLSDGPEGENEFWHCPQFGRACPSPTLILQSEGEGTAECACWLFPPEHAWAVRLLRDGEDLDR